From Gloeocapsa sp. PCC 73106, one genomic window encodes:
- a CDS encoding TIGR02450 family Trp-rich protein gives MAKKQKFPYLIGSKWTSQQSTWGWQHFQVVNRKNQGKWIFAEMVASCDPQVKFWLNASQLQDRNLWRAGWIPLAIIKAEAEN, from the coding sequence ATGGCTAAAAAACAAAAATTTCCCTATCTTATCGGTTCTAAATGGACTTCTCAACAGTCGACCTGGGGGTGGCAACATTTTCAGGTGGTCAATCGTAAAAACCAAGGAAAATGGATCTTTGCAGAAATGGTTGCTTCTTGTGATCCACAAGTAAAGTTTTGGCTCAACGCTAGTCAGCTTCAAGATAGGAACCTTTGGCGAGCAGGATGGATACCTTTAGCCATAATTAAGGCTGAAGCAGAAAACTAG
- the scpB gene encoding SMC-Scp complex subunit ScpB, with product MFKDTRQLSSHIEAILYLKGQPLSLLAIATFANCTHQEAQTAILELMEAYAHRSSALEVVETTTGYSLQLRSSYQDLVTNLVPAELKTGTLRTLAAIALRNPIIQADLIDLRGSGAYQQVQELVELGLVRKRRQNQGRSYWLEVTEKFYQYFEVEQVSQIAQTNYAD from the coding sequence ATGTTCAAAGATACTAGACAATTATCTAGCCACATTGAAGCCATTCTTTACCTGAAAGGACAACCCTTATCCTTGTTAGCGATTGCAACTTTCGCAAACTGTACGCATCAAGAAGCCCAAACTGCTATCTTGGAGCTAATGGAAGCCTATGCTCATCGCTCTAGTGCTCTAGAGGTAGTAGAAACAACCACAGGTTATAGTTTACAACTACGCTCATCATATCAAGATCTAGTTACTAATCTAGTTCCTGCTGAATTAAAAACAGGGACTTTGCGCACTCTCGCGGCGATCGCTCTTCGTAATCCCATTATTCAAGCAGACTTAATCGATTTGAGAGGGAGTGGCGCTTATCAACAAGTACAAGAACTAGTAGAATTAGGCTTAGTTCGCAAACGACGTCAAAACCAAGGTCGCTCCTATTGGTTAGAAGTAACCGAAAAATTCTATCAATACTTTGAGGTCGAGCAAGTTTCTCAAATTGCCCAGACAAATTATGCTGATTGA
- a CDS encoding DUF760 domain-containing protein, producing MVFNDKFFNRDPHDSTPNTLLQYLQRQNPELLTQIAQSASPEVQEIITQNVQGLIGMLPSDDFGVQITTERESLANLLASAMMTGYFLRQVEHRRDLETILSDTDSLNY from the coding sequence ATGGTATTTAACGACAAATTCTTCAATCGCGACCCCCATGATTCCACACCAAACACGCTATTGCAATATCTACAAAGACAAAACCCCGAACTCTTAACTCAAATTGCTCAATCGGCCAGTCCAGAAGTACAAGAAATTATTACTCAGAACGTACAAGGACTTATCGGTATGTTACCTTCGGACGACTTTGGTGTTCAGATCACGACAGAAAGAGAAAGTTTAGCCAATCTTTTAGCTTCAGCGATGATGACTGGGTATTTTCTGCGCCAAGTCGAACACCGTCGCGATCTAGAAACAATTCTATCAGATACCGACTCCCTCAATTACTAG
- a CDS encoding M48 family metalloprotease, translating to MNQFKTLALLALLSALLISISYFFIGGVAGLVVGILLAAVTNLGSWFYSDQIALAAYKAQPLTREQAPQLYTLVESVAQRAQIPMPAVYLVPSEAANAFATGRDPQHAAVALTEGIINLLSTDELEGVIAHELSHVRNRDTLTQAVAATIAGAISFLAQTLSYGMWSMGSSRSENNRGPNPLGLLLMVILAPLAATVIQLAISRTREFAADAGAAQITKNPRALARALERLENQGTVAPIGGNPAFTPLLIINPISGEFLSSLFATHPSTEARINNLLALESQLPKLTSN from the coding sequence ATGAATCAATTCAAAACTTTGGCATTGTTAGCTTTATTGAGTGCACTATTAATAAGTATCAGTTATTTCTTCATTGGGGGCGTTGCTGGCTTAGTAGTGGGAATACTTTTAGCTGCTGTTACTAATCTGGGATCTTGGTTTTATTCCGATCAAATCGCTTTAGCGGCTTATAAAGCTCAGCCTTTGACTCGCGAACAAGCCCCCCAACTCTATACTCTAGTAGAAAGTGTAGCTCAACGAGCACAAATCCCTATGCCTGCTGTGTATCTCGTACCCTCGGAAGCGGCTAACGCTTTTGCCACAGGCAGGGATCCACAACACGCCGCTGTAGCTCTAACTGAAGGGATTATCAACTTGTTGTCTACCGATGAACTCGAAGGAGTAATCGCCCACGAATTAAGTCACGTCCGCAACCGAGATACCCTCACTCAAGCAGTAGCAGCTACTATCGCCGGAGCTATTTCTTTTTTAGCCCAAACCCTCAGTTACGGTATGTGGTCTATGGGAAGTTCTCGCTCTGAAAATAATCGCGGCCCTAACCCTTTGGGTTTGTTATTAATGGTGATTTTAGCCCCTCTGGCGGCTACAGTAATTCAATTAGCTATCTCTCGTACAAGAGAGTTTGCAGCTGATGCTGGTGCAGCTCAAATAACTAAGAATCCTCGAGCTTTAGCTCGCGCCCTAGAACGTCTAGAGAATCAGGGTACAGTTGCACCAATCGGTGGTAATCCTGCTTTCACACCTTTACTCATTATTAACCCTATTTCCGGTGAATTTTTAAGCAGTTTATTCGCTACTCACCCTTCTACTGAAGCCAGGATTAACAATCTTTTAGCTCTAGAAAGTCAATTACCAAAATTAACTAGTAATTGA
- a CDS encoding tocopherol cyclase family protein produces MLDFLATPHSGYHWQGDRDRFFEGWYYRVTLPEIEETFAFMYSIEDPTGDKPYSGGAAQILGPLDEYLCRSFPNVKGFWAKQTKLALGHWGNTKLNISPGLLDPELFSKYIHQGYQATADFNQGAIEDPATGNYCRWYYQIEPRYGWGDPKRSQLSTGGVLSYLPIFEPGWQVLMAHGLATGWVDWNGKIYEFNRAPAYGEKNWGKAFPQKWFWLNCNHFSNASDLALTAGGGKREVLWWPESVAMIGLHHQGNFYEFVPWNAKITWEIEPWGRWQMQGENSKYLIEITGTTQLSGTPLRAPTAQGLDFCCRDTMKGELTLKLSTNRGQTILKADSNLCGLEIGGQSWEETWISC; encoded by the coding sequence ATGTTAGATTTCTTAGCAACTCCTCATAGTGGGTATCATTGGCAAGGGGATCGCGATCGCTTCTTTGAGGGGTGGTATTATCGCGTGACCTTACCAGAAATAGAAGAGACTTTTGCCTTTATGTATTCTATTGAAGACCCAACTGGAGATAAACCTTATAGCGGTGGTGCAGCTCAGATCCTCGGTCCTCTTGATGAGTATCTGTGTCGCAGTTTTCCTAATGTTAAAGGTTTTTGGGCAAAACAGACTAAATTAGCTTTAGGGCACTGGGGTAACACAAAACTCAACATCTCTCCTGGTTTACTAGATCCTGAGCTATTCTCGAAGTATATCCACCAGGGTTATCAAGCTACAGCCGATTTCAACCAGGGAGCGATCGAAGATCCTGCCACTGGCAATTATTGTCGTTGGTACTATCAAATCGAGCCCAGGTACGGCTGGGGTGACCCTAAGCGTTCCCAACTTTCTACAGGGGGGGTACTCTCTTATCTTCCTATTTTTGAGCCAGGCTGGCAAGTTTTGATGGCCCATGGTTTAGCTACCGGTTGGGTTGATTGGAATGGTAAAATCTATGAATTTAATCGCGCTCCCGCTTATGGTGAGAAAAATTGGGGTAAAGCTTTCCCTCAGAAATGGTTTTGGCTTAATTGTAATCACTTTAGTAATGCGTCAGATTTAGCTTTAACCGCAGGTGGTGGCAAAAGAGAAGTGCTCTGGTGGCCAGAGTCTGTAGCGATGATTGGATTACATCACCAGGGGAATTTTTATGAATTTGTGCCCTGGAACGCTAAAATCACCTGGGAAATCGAACCCTGGGGTAGGTGGCAAATGCAGGGAGAAAACTCAAAATACCTTATTGAAATTACTGGGACTACTCAATTATCTGGTACTCCCCTACGCGCCCCCACCGCTCAAGGCTTAGATTTTTGCTGTCGAGATACCATGAAAGGAGAACTAACCCTAAAACTGAGCACAAATCGCGGCCAAACTATCTTGAAGGCTGATAGTAATCTCTGTGGCTTAGAAATTGGCGGACAATCTTGGGAAGAAACCTGGATTAGCTGTTAA
- a CDS encoding nucleotidyltransferase family protein, with protein MKYQEVITILKDHQSELNNKGVLHAGVFGSVARGEANVHSDIDLLIDLDENKIPDLFAYANLLSYIQDLFANSQVDIANRATLKPHVRPSTEKDYLNAF; from the coding sequence ATGAAGTATCAAGAAGTAATTACAATTCTTAAAGATCATCAATCTGAATTAAATAATAAAGGTGTTCTCCATGCGGGTGTCTTTGGTTCAGTTGCACGAGGAGAAGCTAATGTACACAGTGATATAGATCTTCTTATCGATCTCGATGAGAACAAAATTCCCGACTTGTTTGCTTACGCCAACTTGCTTTCCTACATTCAGGATCTGTTTGCTAATAGTCAAGTGGATATTGCCAATAGAGCTACTCTTAAACCTCATGTTCGCCCTAGTACCGAAAAAGATTATTTAAATGCCTTCTAG
- a CDS encoding DUF6761 family protein, whose translation MLQDAQSIRYYQRITDAIVDFRHQGYPFDELKMFFDGYIACLRHSSVLEAHLINRLEEEVFRFLQDPSNFAIPLPEPETGYY comes from the coding sequence ATGTTGCAAGACGCTCAATCAATTCGTTATTACCAAAGGATCACCGACGCCATAGTAGATTTTCGTCATCAGGGTTATCCCTTCGATGAATTAAAGATGTTTTTTGACGGTTATATCGCTTGTTTGCGACACAGCAGCGTTTTGGAAGCCCATTTAATTAACCGCTTAGAAGAAGAGGTCTTCCGTTTTCTCCAAGATCCTTCTAATTTTGCTATACCTTTACCAGAGCCGGAGACTGGATACTATTAA